The Nocardia sp. BMG51109 nucleotide sequence CCCATCGCGGCGTAGTCGGCGTTCTCCCGCAACTGCTCGGTGAGGGTGCTGACCGCTTCAGCCACGTCGGGCCAGGGCCGAACAGCAACGCCGGGGTCTTCGCCGAGATCGTAGGTCTCCAAGGCGGCCTCGACTCCGGTGATCGCCGCGTGTGCTTCGTTGGTGAGTGGGTCGGTAGGTGGAAAGGGCCTACCGGTCAATTCCTGTGGTGCTACTCGTAGCGCGGTGGCGAGATCCTCGAGCAATCGGCGGCTGTCGACGTGCTTGTCTCCTCGTTCCAGCTTGCCGAGGTATCCGAAGGAGATGCCCGCGAGATCAGCGGTCACTTGGAGGGATTGTCCGCGCCACGCCCGGATTTCCCGCAACCTCCGTCCGAGATCGTTCGGCGGGGTGACCCCACCTTCGTTTCCCACACCCATAGATCCCACGCTACGACCACGGGTTGCCTTGTGCAGGGCTTCGTGGACTGCGGATCTTACGGTTGTTCGGGGAGCCGGAACGAGCCGTCGCTACAGCTCGTGGAGCCGCATGTGCAGAGTCGCCCCACGTCCCGTTTCCGGATGTGCCAAAATCGCAAATATGGACGCGAAGGCGCTTGGTAGGCGGATCGCGGAGGCTCGAGTCGCCGCCGGCATGTCACAGGGGCAGCTGGCCGCAGCGTTGGACCAGGTCGACCACACGACGATCAGCAAAATGGAGTCGGGAACTCGACGCGTCTCGGCTACCGAGATGTTCGCGATCGCCGAGAAGCTCGACAAGCCTCTGCAGTGGTTCGTGATGGATGAAGTACCTGCGGCGATCAGCCGCCGCACCGACGCAGGGTTCGATCCCGGGGTCACCGCGCGCGTGGACGAGGCGATCGAGTTGCTGGCCGACGATATGCGATCGCTGATGCGTAAAGGGCTGATCTCTGCGGTGCCGCGACCAGAGTCGGCGGTGCCCGGCTGTCATGAGGACGCTGAGCGGATCGCGCAGGAGACGCGCAAGCGGATCGGGCTGGACGGCGAGCCCATCATCGACGTCCTGTCCGTCTGCGAGAAGCTCGGAATGTACGTGTTCGTGGGTGACTACGGCGAGTCGGCGGACGGCGCATGCGTCATTGTCGACGGGGACGGCGACACGGCAGTGGCCGCCGCAGTGATCAACGCTGAGCAGCCGCGAGGCCGCAAGCGGGTCACCGTCGCCCATGAGCTGGCGCACTGGTTGATAGGCGACGCCTATGATGCGCACAGCTCAGACTCCGAAACCATGGTCAAGTCGGTCGCGATCCACTTCCTGATCCCCCGCGCGGGGGCGGGGAAGCTGTGGAGTGACTACCCGCATGACAGCCCGCGCCGTCGCGCCATCCGCATCGCCGGCACCTATCGGGTGTCATGGACCGCGACGGTCAACCAGCTCAAAAACATCGGGCTGATAGACGAGTACGACCGCGTCGCGCTCGCACGGGACGTTCCCGTCACCAGTGACTTCGCCGCAGTAGGAGTTCCGTTCCGCGCCGATGACCTGGTTGCCCCCCGGCTGTCCCCGCAACTGGCCGCAGCGGTGGTCCGAGGGTACGAAGCTGCCAAGCTCACGCGTAAGCGGACCTTACAGATGCTGCGCGGATCGATCAGTGACGCCGAGCTACGCACACGCGACAACTCACCCTTCGAGGTGATCGACGGAGATGCTTGACCCTTGGGTTATGGACACGAGCGTGTTCACCCATTGGCACCGCGCAGGTCACGGCGAGATACTGCGAAGGCTCTCCCCTGGCGGGCAGGTGATTCTGATCCCGGACGCGGTGAACGCGGAGGTTGAGGTGGCGCGTGAGAAGTACTCCGGGATTCCGGCGATAGCCGAGTGCGAATGGGTCAAACTCGTCGTCCTCGATTCCGACGAGGGAGCGGTGCAACTGGCGATCCAGTCCGACCTGGGAGCGGAGACACCCGCCGAGCATGCCGGTGAAGCCGCGGTGATCGCCTACGCGCACGCACACGGGTGCACCGCGATCCTCGACGAACGCGAGGCGATCAGCCAGGCCGACGAGTACACGGTCCAGGCGCGGGATTCGATGTGGATCATCATCGAGGCGCTCCACGTCCTCGATGACGTCGATCGTGGCGGGGCGGAGCGGATCGTCGACGACCTCCTTGCGACAGAGATGTGGCTGCCAGTGAAGTCCGGCGCGAGTCTCGTCGGATGGGCCTACGAAGTCGGGTACATGCCGCACGCCAGCCGACTCGCTGCCTCACCTGGATGAACAGCGGTGCGCTAGCGGTTGATCGGGCGGATGCGGTTCGGGCTGGCAACCCGCCGCAACTGGTCGATCATCGCCGTGGTGCGGCAGCCGGAGTCGTTGGGTGTGTCGGCGGTGTGGCGGGAATAAGGCCGCCGGTCGCCGTGCTGCACGGCGCATGCCGAAACCTTTCACGGAGGCCGAGCGTCAGGAGTTCCTCGCGGACAAGCACATTGCCGTGCTGTCGGTCGCGACGAGCGACGGTCGCCCGCCCGCAACCGTCCCGATCTGGTACGACTACACCCCCGGCGGCAGCATCCGGATCAACACCGGTGCCAACAGCCGCAAGGCCCGGTTGGTCCGGGAGGCCGGCGCGGTGACCCTGGTCGTGCAGCGGGAAGAGCTGCCGTACCAGTACGTCATCGTCGAGGGCACCGTCGTCGACACCGCGATCCCCGCCCCGCGGGGAGCGCGGGAGGAGATCGCCGTCCGCTACCTCGGCCCGGAGGGTGGCCGCGCCTTCGCCGACAGCATGGAGGGCTCCGAGTCCGTGCTGTTCACCATCCGTCCCGACCGCTGGATCACCCAGGACTACTCGGGCGATCTCTGAAAGCCGTTCGGGGCCTGCGGAACCGGGATCGGCCTCGGCGCGTCGGCCAGGACTCGACCGCCGCCGCGGCCGTACTCGCCTGCTGTTCGATCGGCGCGAAGTGGTTTCCGGGAATCTCGATGACGTCGTCGACATCCGGGGCGGCGCGAGATGGATGCCGACCGGCTGATCACCGGCGCGCAATAGCAGTTTCGGCGCGGTGACCGCCGGAGCCGGCGACGACTCCAAGGTGCCAGGCCGTTCGTCCTATCCGGAAGCGGTTCTCCGGCAGCGAATTCCGGATTCGGGGCTACCCACGGCTGCCTCCGGATCGGCAATGCCGTGTGCTTGCGGGGTCGGCAGCCCTCACGTCACGGCCGTTCCGCTCCGCCCGGCGACGTCACCGCTTCCAGGCTGCCGCGCGGTGCGACCCAGCGGTGATTCAGGTCGACGACCGTGGCCACGGTGTCGAAGTCGGCATCGTAGTGCACCAGCAGAAGCCGATGTTCCACGGCGAGAACGGCTGTCAGCAGGTCCGCGATGCCGACCTCCCGATGCCGTCCGCTTCCCGCCAGGACGCGCTGCACCGAGAAGGCGCGCCGCCAGTGGTCGTCGTCGGTGGGCAGGTACTCGTAGGCGACTCGTCGGTCGGACCGGATCCGCTCGTATTCCGCCGGGCCGCGCGCGCTGAAGAGCGCTTCGGCGTCGAGCGTCGCGCAGGTCGCCACCGTGCCCGACTGCATCATGGGTGCGAGCACCCGCGCGACGCCGGGGTGGCGCATGCGAGCCGCCGCGCTGGTGTCGATGAGGAACCGTGATGTCACCGCCACACGTCGGCCCGCTGCTCGGGCTCCGCCAGCGACTCCATGCCGCCGTCGGTCAGCCATTCGATCTGGCGGGCGCGGGCCGCGGCGGCCGCCGCCGAGCGGAGCGCCGTGCGGACGGTGTCCGAGACCCCGGAGGTGCCGAGTTCGCGCTGGGCCGCCTCCAGCAGCTCGTCGTCTATGTCGATCAGTCGTTTCGTCACCGCGGCCCTTCGGGATATATATCCTGTCGACAACTAGTATATACTTTGCGAATCGGGATGTCGCGGTTGCGTAATGGGCCGGTGCGACGATTTCCATCCTGAGGTCGCGTCCACCGGAGGAGGGGATTCATGCTGCCGGATGCACCGGCGCTTCAGCTGGCCGGGTTGTACAAGAGGTTCGGCGGGCCCTGGGTGGTGGACGGGGTGAGTCTCACAGTGCCGCCCGGTTCGTTCTTCGGGCTGGTGGGGCCGAACGGGGCCGGGAAGACCACGACGTTGTCGATGGCGGTGGGCCTGCTGCGGCCCGATGCCGGACAGTCGCACATCTTCGGGTCCGACGTGTGGGCGGATCCGGTGCGGGCCAAGGCGATCGTCGGGGTGCTGCCGGACGGGCTGGCGCTGCCGGAGCGGCTGACCGGTCGCGAATTGCTCACCTACACCGGCCTTTTGCGCGGCATGGCCGCGGGCACCGTGGCCGAGCGGGCGCAGGAACTGCTCGCCGTCCTCGAACTCACCGGCGCCGAGAACACCTTGGTCGTCGACTACTCCGCCGGTATGCGCAAGAAGATCGGCCTGGCGACAGCGCTGCTGCACGCGCCGAAACTGCTCGTTCTCGACGAGCCGTTCGAGGCCGTCGATCCGGTGTCGGCCGGGACGATCCGCACCATCCTGCGCCGATTCGTCGACGCCGGTGGTTCGGTGGTGCTGTCGAGTCATGTGATGGCGCTGGTGGAAAACCTCTGCGATCGTCTCGCGGTGATCCACCGCGGGCAGGTGGTGAGCGCGGGCACCGTGGCCGAGGTGCGCGGTGACGGCTCCCTGGAGGAGGCGTTCGTGCGGCTGGTGGGCGGCCGGGTCGGCGGCGACGAGGGACTGTCGTGGTTGGCGTCCTGATCCGGATGCGGTGGCGGCTCACCGCACGCTCGCTCAGCACCGGTCAGGCCGCGATCGGGTTCTGGGTCGGGCTCCTGCTCGGGCTTGCCGCGGGCGTGGTCACCGCGGCGCTGATGGCCGTGGCCGGGCACGACTGGGACATCCGGGCGGCGGTCAATGCCGCCGCGGCGCTGTATGCGGTGTGGACACTGGGCTGGCTGTGCGGGCCGATTCTCGCGGGCAGCAGCGACGAGACGTTGCAGCCGGAGCATTTCCGGCTCCTGCCGATCAGCTATCGCCGACTGGCGGTCGGCCTGCTGGCCGTGGCCTTCACCGGGCCGGCGGCCGCGGTGAACCTGATCGCGTTCGGCGGGCTGGTGCTGTTGGCGGCCCAGCTGGGTGTCGTGCCGGCGCTCGTCGCGGCGGTCGGCGCCGTGCTGCACCTGGTCTTCGTGGTGCTGCTGTCGCGGGTGCTGCTGGCCTGGATCGGCGCGGCCATGCGGTCGCGGCGCGGTCGCGATCTGGGCGTGCTGGTGGCCGCCTTGGCGGGCCTGGCCTACTACCCGATGCAACTGCTGGTGACGTCCGTGGGCCCGAAGCTGGAACATGCCTCGAATCCGGTGCGGCTCGCCCTGCGGATATCCCCGTCGGGGTGGGCGCCGTACGCCGTCGAGACGGCCGCGCGCGGGCAGTGGTGGCTGTCGGTGCTGTGCCTGCTGGGTCTTGCGCTGCTGTCGATGGCGCTGTGGCAGGCGTGGGCGGTGCTGTTGCGGCGCCGCCTCACCACGACGGCCGCGCCCGCGGGACCGGTCCGGGCACAGGGCGGCGGGCTGCTGGATCGGGTGTTTCCGGCGAATCCCGTTGGCGCCGTGGTGATCAAGGAGCTGCGCACCTGGTGGCGCGACGGGCGCCGGCGGGCGGCGCTGCTGCCGCTGCTGGCGATCGGCATCGTGCTGCCGGTGATCCTGTCCCTGCAGGGCGCGGGCTCGCCGATCCCGTTCGTGGGGACCTTCGTGGTGTGGATGGTCGCGATGGCCAGCGCGAACATGTACGCGTTCGACGGCACGGCGCTGTGGCACACGCTGGTGATCCCCGGAGCGAACCGGGCCGATGTGCGCGGGCGAGCGATCGCCTGGGTGGTCATGGTCGTGCCGCCCGCCGTGCTGGTCACCCTGATCCTGCCGGGGGCGTTCGGCCACGCCGAGTTCTACCCGTGGGCGGTGTCGACCCTGCCCGTATTCGTCGGCGTCGGCGTGAGCACGGCGTTGTTCCTGTCGGTGTACGCCGCCTACCCGCTGCCGCCGCAGAGCGGCAATCCCTTCGCCGGAGGCGGCGGCAGTCCCGGCTGCGCCCGGGCGCTGGTACAGCTCTCGGTCGGCTTCGGGCAGTTGGTGGTGAACCTCCCGGTCGTCGCCATCCTGGGAATCGGTGTCGCCCTGGACAGTTGGCTCGTCCAGTGGTGTGCCCTGCCGATCGGGGTGGCGCTGGGATGCGGTGCCGCCGTCCTGGGGGCGCGGGTCGCGGAGAAGCGACTGGATACGCACGGGCCCGAACTGCTCGCCGAGATCGAACCGAAGTAAACCGCTGATCGACCGGGTTGTCGGTGCGCCCGGTTACGCTGCCGCCATGACGAGCGTTCGATACATCAACCCCGCGACCATGCACAGCAGTTCCGCCTTCACGCAGGCGGTCCGGGTGCCCGCAGGCTACGACACGGTGTATGTCGGCGGGCAGAACGGGGTCGATGCCACCGGCCGGGTGGTCGGTCCCGACGTGAAAAGCCAAGTGCCCCAGGCACTGACGAATCTACAGACCTGCCTGGTGTCCGCCGGCGCCGATCTGGGACACGTGGTGAAGTGGACGATCCTGGCCAAGGAGGGTGAGTCCCTCCAGGACGGCTTCGCGGCCTTCCTCGAGATCTGGGGCGAGCGCCCGAACCCACCCGCCATCACGGTGGTGCAGGTATCCGGCTTCGCCGTTCCCGGCGCCGTCGTGGAAATCGAGGCGGTGGCGGCGATCCCGCCCGCCTGATCGGGAGCGGGCGCCGGTGCGCGATTTCGCCCGCACTGCGCGGCCGTCTCGGCGATTCAACGAGGTCTGCACAAACGGTGGTCGTCGTCGTGACCGTGTCACCGTTCGGCGGGCACAGAGGCAGGCCGTGGTGACGTAGTGATCCAGTTTCCGCATGCTGCTGCGAATTCGATTGTGCTGCGGCGACGGTGCGGGGGTTGGCCCGCGCGTGCGTCGTGCGGGCCCGGTGCCGTGACACCGGGCGTGTAATGCCCTCAGACGGCCCCGGCGGCGAGGGCGGGCTTCCAGCCGCCGTAGTCGCTGATGTCCTTCGCGGTGGCGGCCGCGGCGGGGTCGCAGCCGAAGGCTGTGGTCCAGGTGCCGTCGTCGAGTTCGACCGAGCCGAGCTGCATAGGGGCCGGGAGGGCGCTCAGGAAATCGCCGAGGGCCGCGGGGGAGAGGAGCCAGCGTTCGCCCGCGATCGAGACCCCCGCTTCGCCGTCTGCGCACCTGGTTACCGCGGGCTTGGGCGGGACGGTGTCGAGGGCGCCGAGCCGGTATCGGGGCGCGGTGTGCACGGGGCCGGCCCAGCGTGCGCCGAGGCCGGTGAGCTGGTGTTCCAGCGGCTGCCCGCGCAGGTGCGCGCCGAAGACGACCAGTTCCCGCACCGGCGCCGAGCGCAACGGCCAGGCTTCCTCGACGGGGTCCGGAAAACCCTTGTCGCCGTTGCGAACAAGCGTGGCGATATCCAGTGCGACGGCATCCTCGAAGGCGCGGGCGAACACGGTGACACCGAACTGCGCGGGACCCGCGGTGCCCGCCGGTACCGCGACCGCGCACAGGTCGAACAGATTGCAGAAGTTCGTGTAGGTCCCGACCTTCGAGTTCACCCCGACCGGATCGGCCCGCACCTCCGCGATCGTCGGGTGGATCGGGGCGGTGGGTGCCAGCAGGGCGTGCGCGCCGCGCAGGCTGTCCATCGCCCGGGCCCGCAACCGCTCCAGGTCGGCGAGGTCCGATACCAGCCGGTGGGCGGGAATGTCGCGGGCGCCGCGGATGATCGCGCCGACGGTGGGGTCGACGGAATCGGCGTGCGCGTCGACGAATTCGCCTACGGCCGAGTACCTTTCGGCGACCAGGGCGCCGTCGTACAGCAGCCGGGCCGCCGCGAGAAACGGCTCCGGGTCCACGGTGACGATCCGCGCGCCGCGCTCCCGCAGCGCCGCGACCGTCCGGTCGAAGGCGTCCTGCCACACCGGGTCGAGACCGGCGAGCGAATCGAACACCGCGACAACGGGTTCCGGCGGCGCGGCCAGTGCGACCGCGGACGGCCACGGCCGGTCGGGCGCACCGGCGGCCATCGCCTCCATCGCCCGGTCCGCCAGTTGCAGGTCGGCGGCGAAGACCGTCACGCAGTCGTAGGAGCGGCAGGCCGGCACCACGCCGCGTGTGCCGACGACCCCGACGGTCGGCTTGATGCCGACGATCCCGTGAAATGCCGCCGGAACCCGGCCCGACCCGGCCGTGTCGGTGCCGATCGCGATATCCGCCTCGCCCAGCGCGACCGCCGCCGCCGAACCGGAGCTCGAACCGCCGGAAACGAATTCGGGCCGCAGCGCATTGGGTACCGCGCCGTACGGGGAGCGCGTTCCGACCAGCCCGGTCGCGAATTGATCCAGATTGGTCTTGCCGACCACGACCGCACCCGCCGCCCGCAGCGCCGCCACCGCCGCGGCATCTCGATCCGGCGTATACGCGAATTCGGGGCAGCCGGCGGTGGTGGGCATTCCCGCGACATCCACATTGTCTTTCACGGCCAGTCGCAACCCCGCCAGCGGCCCCCGTGCGGCGGCGATCTCGGCCGCCACCTCATTCTCCGGCCGTCGATGGATCCACACGCTCATGATTCGCAATCTCCCTGCCGCTCGGGCGCCTCGTCCACTAAATGCCTACCATGCCGCTACCGCATTCCGTCGGGCGCATTCCCGTCCACCTCCCGAAGGTGTACCGGTATACTCACCGCGAATTTCCGGTCCACACGCCGAGCTATTTCGGAATTCCTTTCCGTGTCATTCTGATTCGCCGCCGCTACCGTCGTATCCCCCTCATGCCGCTCCTGCACCCGATCTCTCCTCCATTCCGGCACCCGATCCCGGTCGTTCCTGTGTTCGGTCTCTCTGTCGTTCCGGCATCCGGTTTTCCTGTCATTCCGGCATGCTTTTGGCCGGAATCCACGGCGAGATCCCGGCCGAAACGCGCCGGGATGACGTCTGGAGTTATCCCGGATGGACGGGTGAAGCTGTCTCGGGTGGACTGGTGAAACTGTCTCGGGTGGACGGGTTGAGCCATCCTGGGACGACAGTTGAGCCATCCCGGGACGACGGGCTGAGCCGTCTCGGGCAATAGGCGGGGACAGGCTGGATCGTGCCGGGTGACGGCCGGGTGCGCCGAGACGGCGGAGCCGAAACGCCACCCTCACCCCTGCGCTCCGAGTTCTCCCGAGGATTTCCAGGAAAGCCGTTCCGCGGCAAAGGCTTCGGTCTGCCCGGTGCGGAAGTCGGCGATCGAGGCGGCGTTGTCGGCGAGGAAACGCCGGTGCGCGGCGAGCCGGAATTCGCCCTCCTCGGTCTCCAGCTCACCCTTGCCCGCTGCGAAGTCCGCTCGCATGTCCAGCAATTCGTCGGCCGCGACCGGATACCAGCGAATACGGTCGAAATACCGCAGGAGCCATGGATTTTCGTCGTGATCGGGGTCGTGCACCGTATCGGCGCGGGAGAGCCGGAAGGATCGGTGATTCCACACCTGCGTGGTCCGGCCGACGAACTGATAGCCGCCCGGCCCCTCCATGCCGTAGACACAAAGGTATGCACCGCCGATGCCGACGGCGTTCTCCGGGGTCCAGGTGCGGGCCGGGTTGTACTTGGTCGTCACCAGGCGATGCCGCGGATCGGTCGGTGTGGCGACCGGCGCGCCGAGATACACATCGCCCAGCCCCAGCACCAGATACTCCGCCGCGAACACGGTGTCGAAAACGTCCTGCACGGAAGGTAATCCGTTGGCCCGGCGAATGAATTCGATATTCCACGGACACCAGGGCGCATCCGCGCGGACGCCGTGCATATACCGGGTGATGGCCTCCCTGGTCGCGGGATCGTCCCAGGACAGCGGCATCCGCACGGTGCGGCTGGGCACCACCAGTTCCTCGGACGGCGGCAGCGTCGATTCGGCCTCCGCCAGCAGGTGCAGCAGTGTGGCCGGGGGCAGTCGGTCGGGATCGGTGCGCACCTGGAGCGACCGGATTCCGGGCGTGAGTTCGATGATGCCCGGCTCGCACCGTCGCAGCAGATGCTGGTGCAGTGCGTGAACACGCGCCCGCAGGCCCAGATCCAGTGTCATGTCACCGTATTCGACGAGCACGCCGTCGTCGCCGGCGCGCCGGTAGGTGACGGCGGTGGTGTCGTCGGCCTCGCCGCGTGCCAGTATGCCGTCGTCGCCGTCGCCCCCGGACGACAAGACGCACGGCAGCCCCGCGCGCCGGGCGGGCCCGAGCGAGCGCGGCGAGGCGGCGCGATCGGCGCGCACCGGCACGAAGCGCACCTCATCACCCGGCGTCAGCTGGCCGAGCTTCCACCGGTCGGCCGCGGTGACGGTCACGGGACAGACGAATCCGCCCAGGCTGGGGCCGTCCGGTCCGAGCAGGATCGGGGTGTCGCCGGTGAAGTCCAGTGCCCCAACAGAATACGCGTTGTCGTGGATGTTGGACGGATGTATGCCGGCCTCGCCGCCGTCCGTGCGGGCCCACTCCGGTTTCGGGCCGATCAACCGCACACCGGTCCGATCGGAGTTGAAATGCACCGTGTAGGCGGTTGCGAGGATCGTGTCGAAGTCGGTGCGGGTGAAGAACTCCGGCGCCCCGTGCGGCCCCTCGGTGACGGCGAGTTCCCAGCGGCGCGTGAACACCGGCTGTTCGTCCATCGGTATCGCCGTGGCACTCGGGCCGTGTGCGCCGCCGAGCGGGAGCACATCGCCGTCGCGCAGTGCGTCACCTGTCTGCCCGCCGAATCTGCCCAGTGTGAATGTCGCTGTGCTGCCGAGGTATTCGCCCACCTCGATCGCTCCGGCGATCAGAATGTAGCAGCGCATCCCGGGGCCGTGTACGGCACCGACGTCCAGTACGCCGTCCATCGGAACGTCGACGGTGCGCCACATCGGCATCGGCACTCCGTCCACGGTGATGTCCACCGGTGCACCCGTGACGCACACCCGGGCCGCCCGGCCGAACCGCAGGGCGGGCCCGGCCAGCGTGCACTCCAGCCCGGCCGCCCCCTCGGCATTCCCGACCGCCCGATTCCCGAGCCGGAACGACAGATCGTCCATCGGCCCGGACGGCGGCACGCCGACATGCCAGTACCCGATCCGTCCCGGCCAGTCCTGCACGGTGGTCAGCATCCCGGGCCGCAGCACCTCGAGCGAGCCTTCGACCACCTGCCCGGCCGCGCGTTCACGGGCTGTCGCGTGCTGCGGTACCTGCGTGGAATCCCTGTTCCGGCCGATGGCATTCCCGTGATCAGTGGTCTTTCCAGAATCGAGTCCCGCTGTGCCGAAGCCTGTTTCGACGTCCGCGGGATGCTCCGCCGTTGTGATTGTCGTGCTGCCTTCGTTCATTCTCGGCCTCTCTGGATCATTACGGTGCTCGGCGCTCCGTGCCCGGCGGGTTGTCATGGACCGCCCGGTGCCTGGTCCAGTGGTGGGTCGGCAATCGGGTCTCGAAGTCTCGGTGGGTAATCCGACTCCGAACCGGGACTCACACTGTGCGAACAGGTTCCGGCCACGTGCGCGTGCACGACCGGACCGATGTGCGCATGCGAACTCCGGTGGCGAACACGTCGGAATGACGGACCGACCACCGCGGCGGGCCGGGCCGCGGGCTGGAGTAGACCGGCTGCCGGCGCACGCGGGGACGGAGGTCCGACCGCCGAAGCTTGCCGCGGTGGCCGGGTTCCGGGTCCGGGCTCTGGGCGAGGCGCACGCACGGAATCGCCTCAGCGGGTGACGACCATGCGGACGGGCGTCGGGTCGAATCCGTTGCAGGGGTTGTTGATCTGCGGGCAGTTCGAGACCAGGACCAGGGTGTCCACCTCGGCGCGGAGCGTGACCTTCTTGCCGGACGCCGACAGGCCGTCGACGATGCCGAGCGTGCCGTCGGCCTCGACGGGGACGTTCATGAACCAGTTGATGTTCGGCACCAGGTCCCGCTTGTCCAGGCCCCAGGCCATTCCCTCGGCGAGAAAGTTCTCCACGCAGGCGTGCTGGTGGCGGGTGTGGTGGCCGTAGCGCAACGTATTCGACTCCTGCGAGCAGGCGCCCGCGACGGTGTCGTGGTTGCCGACCTCGTCCGCGACGACGGTCATCAGCGCCGTACCCGCGTCCGTGCGCAGCACGGTGCCGGTGGTGACGAAGACGTTGCGCTGCGCCGCGATGGTGGCCTGCGCGCTGTAGCGGTCGGCGTGGTCGGCGGCCGAGTACAGCAGGCAGTCCACGGCCTGATTGCCGTGCAGGTCGATGATCTCCAGCTGCTCCCCGGCCCGAACCACCGCCGACCAGGGGGAACAGGCGCCGACGATCTCGTCCAGGACGACGGTGCGTGCGAGCGTGGTCACTTCGGGGACCATCCTTTCTGCGGATGCGGATGCGGATGCGGATGCGGATGCGGATGCGGATGCGGATGCGGATGCGGATCGGAGTGCCGGGTGTGCGGGCGAACCCGCGACCCGGTGGTGGCGGGCCGGTCGCCGGGATGGTGGTGCCTACCGGGGCATCGTGGGTACGCCGCACGAACCGCCGCACCGGCTGTACGGGAACGGGTACAGGAACCGGGGTTACGGTCTCGCGCGGAGCCGGTGTGACACCGCCGCCCGGTACTGCCGCGGGGCCGGCGCCCGGCCACCGGGCACGTCATGCCAACGCCTCGGCGTTCCGTGCAGCACGCCACGCCTGTTCGGTGTTCTCGACCGCGCGAAGGTATTCGGGCTCGGTATTGTGTTGCCGGGCAAGATCTTCGGGCGCTCGCCAGGCGACGAGGTCGAGATCGGTCGGCGGCTCCGGATCGAGCGGATGCGCGGCATCGGCGATCAGCAGCGTGACCGGCAGGTGGATCAGGAGATCCACCGCCGCACCGGCTCCCGCACCGCCCGTCGGCACCAGCGCGCCGTCGTGGTCGACCCGCACGCCGCGGAAGAACGAGACGGTCGGCCCGATATCCCGCGGTGTCAGACCATGTTTGGCGCCGGCCAGCCGCAGTGCCCGGCGCGCCGCATTGCTCGGCCCGCACAACGCGTCGTGGTGCCCCGACGAGTCCGCGACGACCGTGGCCAGCACGCGCCCCTGATCCGAGAGCAGCGGGTGCCCCACGCCCAGGTACGCCTGCCACGGCACCTTGACCGTATCGGCGACATTCAGCCGCTCCCAGGGTGATTCGGCCCGCGTCAGCAGTACGTGCGCGCAGGCCGCGCCGCCGGGATCGGCGATCCGGACCCGAGTGCCCCGCCCCAGTACGACGTTCGCGTACCCGCCGCCGGGTATCCGCCGGGCGAAGGTGATCCGCTCGGCGGGAACGTCGTCCGGCAACTCGGGCCCGGAGACGTACGCCTCCGCCGCCTGGCCGCGCGCATGCTCCCGCGCACCGGTCGTCGATGCGGTACTTGTCATCGCTGACTCCTGATCGGTAGTAGGGGATTGGGATTCACGTGTCCGGCACGTCGGGCGATTGCCTGCGTTTCCGGCGTTCGAC carries:
- a CDS encoding 5-oxoprolinase/urea amidolyase family protein produces the protein MNEGSTTITTAEHPADVETGFGTAGLDSGKTTDHGNAIGRNRDSTQVPQHATARERAAGQVVEGSLEVLRPGMLTTVQDWPGRIGYWHVGVPPSGPMDDLSFRLGNRAVGNAEGAAGLECTLAGPALRFGRAARVCVTGAPVDITVDGVPMPMWRTVDVPMDGVLDVGAVHGPGMRCYILIAGAIEVGEYLGSTATFTLGRFGGQTGDALRDGDVLPLGGAHGPSATAIPMDEQPVFTRRWELAVTEGPHGAPEFFTRTDFDTILATAYTVHFNSDRTGVRLIGPKPEWARTDGGEAGIHPSNIHDNAYSVGALDFTGDTPILLGPDGPSLGGFVCPVTVTAADRWKLGQLTPGDEVRFVPVRADRAASPRSLGPARRAGLPCVLSSGGDGDDGILARGEADDTTAVTYRRAGDDGVLVEYGDMTLDLGLRARVHALHQHLLRRCEPGIIELTPGIRSLQVRTDPDRLPPATLLHLLAEAESTLPPSEELVVPSRTVRMPLSWDDPATREAITRYMHGVRADAPWCPWNIEFIRRANGLPSVQDVFDTVFAAEYLVLGLGDVYLGAPVATPTDPRHRLVTTKYNPARTWTPENAVGIGGAYLCVYGMEGPGGYQFVGRTTQVWNHRSFRLSRADTVHDPDHDENPWLLRYFDRIRWYPVAADELLDMRADFAAGKGELETEEGEFRLAAHRRFLADNAASIADFRTGQTEAFAAERLSWKSSGELGAQG
- a CDS encoding urea amidolyase associated protein UAAP2 yields the protein MVPEVTTLARTVVLDEIVGACSPWSAVVRAGEQLEIIDLHGNQAVDCLLYSAADHADRYSAQATIAAQRNVFVTTGTVLRTDAGTALMTVVADEVGNHDTVAGACSQESNTLRYGHHTRHQHACVENFLAEGMAWGLDKRDLVPNINWFMNVPVEADGTLGIVDGLSASGKKVTLRAEVDTLVLVSNCPQINNPCNGFDPTPVRMVVTR
- a CDS encoding DUF1989 domain-containing protein; the encoded protein is MTSTASTTGAREHARGQAAEAYVSGPELPDDVPAERITFARRIPGGGYANVVLGRGTRVRIADPGGAACAHVLLTRAESPWERLNVADTVKVPWQAYLGVGHPLLSDQGRVLATVVADSSGHHDALCGPSNAARRALRLAGAKHGLTPRDIGPTVSFFRGVRVDHDGALVPTGGAGAGAAVDLLIHLPVTLLIADAAHPLDPEPPTDLDLVAWRAPEDLARQHNTEPEYLRAVENTEQAWRAARNAEALA